From a region of the Mytilus galloprovincialis chromosome 3, xbMytGall1.hap1.1, whole genome shotgun sequence genome:
- the LOC143067501 gene encoding uncharacterized protein LOC143067501 has protein sequence MIGSNRMTGIQTQSTPPSVGSFRGIIIGCTVFICGEIFGFVIEKGRVFEPSVVVDQMSMKRFVMLKMFLSAVISGMFCMSVLSMLPFTRQKFLSARQTLVNDLQGKGYMTVMLGGFILGIGMALGGTCPGVVFAQLGTGTQNAVYTLLGTLAGALLYGVLEPTLMSLTKPNKPVKYQFIFHVLGSPYHTSAIPVAAILSVIVFTLEIAYPWDTEVKDSESTSMWEASSWPPFFTGLIVGSLEVPLILIVGGLLGASSSYCTVTAQVLITDKMKQKVPYLVKFKSGLSNWWQVVFVVAAIHGASLSSQLSGTSGTIEGQSALMSFSGGVLIIVGARLAEGCTSGHGISGMGLLNSLSIATIMSMFIGGMLSARCIQMLT, from the exons ATGATTGGTTCTAACAGAATGACAGGTATACAGACTCAATCAACACCACCTTCTGTTGGCTCCTTCAGAGGGATAATAATAGGATGCACAGTTTTTATTTGTGGGGAAATCTTTGGATTTGTTATTGAAAAGGGAAGAG TATTTGAACCATCAGTTGTAGTTGATCAAATGTCCATGAAGAGATTTGTTATGCTAAAGATGTTTTTATCAGCTGTAATTTCAG gTATGTTCTGTATGTCTGTGCTGTCTATGCTGCCATTTACCAGACAGAAATTCCTGAGTGCTAGACAGACTTTGGTGAATGACTTACAAGGAAAAGGCTATATGACTGTGATGTTAGGTGGTTTCATCCTTGGAATTGGAATGGCATTAGGTGGAACA tGTCCAGGTGTTGTATTTGCTCAGCTTGGTACAGGTACACAGAATGCTG TGTATACACTACTTGGAACTTTAGCTGGGGCATTGTTATATGGAGTCTTGGAACCAACCTTGATGTCATTAACTAAACCAAACAAACCAGTAAAATATCAGtt tatATTCCATGTGTTAGGTTCTCCATATCATACTTCAGCAATTCCTGTGGCAGCCATATTAAGTGTTATTGTCTTTACCCTTGAAATAGCTTATCCCTGGGATACTGAAGTCAAG GATTCAGAGAGTACCAGCATGTGGGAAGCATCAAGTTGGCCACCATTTTTCACTGGATTGATAGTTGGAAGTCTTGAGGTTCCATTGATCCTGATAGTAGGTGGACTTCTGG GTGCTAGCAGTAGTTATTGTACAGTGACAGCACAAGTTTTGATAACagacaaaatgaaacaaaaagtgCCATATCTTGTCAAATTTAAATCAGGATTGTCTAATTGGTGGCAA gtagtATTTGTTGTGGCAGCCATCCATGGAGCCAGTTTATCATCTCAATTGTCTGGGACCTCTGGAACTATAGAAGGCCAATCAGCACTAATGTCATTCTCTGGCGGTGTATTAATTATTGTTGGTGCTAGACTTGCTGAAGGCTGCACAAG TGGACATGGGATATCTGGTATGGGACTTTTAAATAGCTTATCTATAGCAACTATAATGAGTATGTTTATTGGAGGAATGTTATCAGCCAGATGTATCCAAATGTTGACTTAA